In Microbulbifer celer, a single window of DNA contains:
- the gap gene encoding type I glyceraldehyde-3-phosphate dehydrogenase, translating to MPNPIRLAINGYGRIGRSVLRALYESNLRDQLQIVAINELADCATIAHLTKYDTVHGRFHGEVTAHDQSLQVNDDHIAVTHCENLEDLDWKKTRVDIVLECTGSFTERERAELHLKAGAKKVIFSQPAKSDVDATIVYGVNDTALTGNETIISAASCTTNCSIPVIAALESAFGIEAGVITTIHSAMNDQPVNDAYHHTDLRKTRSAISSIIPVDTGLARGIERILPDMAGKFEAQAMRVPTVNVSAIDLSVQLNRDVTQAEVNSVLQRAAETRFSGVLGYTEEPLASCDYNHDPRSGIVDASQTRVAGGRLVKVLIWFDNEWGFANRMLDVTRQLYGD from the coding sequence ATGCCCAACCCAATAAGACTCGCCATCAACGGCTACGGCCGCATCGGACGCAGCGTTCTGCGCGCCCTGTACGAATCCAACCTGCGCGACCAGCTGCAGATCGTCGCCATCAACGAGTTGGCCGACTGCGCCACCATCGCCCACCTCACCAAATACGACACCGTCCACGGCCGCTTCCACGGCGAAGTTACCGCCCACGACCAGTCCCTGCAGGTTAATGACGACCACATCGCCGTCACCCACTGTGAAAACCTCGAAGACCTCGACTGGAAAAAGACGCGTGTAGATATCGTATTGGAGTGCACCGGCAGCTTCACCGAACGCGAGCGTGCAGAGCTGCATTTAAAAGCGGGAGCGAAAAAAGTCATCTTCTCCCAGCCCGCCAAAAGCGACGTCGACGCCACCATCGTCTACGGCGTCAACGACACCGCACTCACCGGCAACGAGACCATCATCTCCGCCGCCTCCTGCACCACCAACTGCAGCATCCCCGTGATTGCGGCCCTGGAAAGCGCCTTTGGTATCGAAGCCGGCGTCATCACCACCATCCACTCCGCCATGAACGACCAGCCGGTGAACGACGCCTACCATCATACCGACCTGCGCAAAACCCGCTCCGCCATCTCGTCGATCATCCCCGTGGACACCGGCCTCGCCCGCGGCATCGAGCGGATCCTGCCCGACATGGCCGGCAAATTCGAAGCCCAGGCCATGCGCGTACCCACCGTCAACGTCTCCGCTATCGATCTTTCGGTGCAATTGAACAGAGACGTCACCCAGGCGGAAGTGAACTCGGTTTTACAGCGCGCGGCGGAGACCCGTTTCTCTGGTGTTCTCGGTTACACTGAGGAACCTCTGGCCTCCTGCGACTACAACCACGACCCGCGCTCCGGCATCGTCGATGCCAGCCAGACCCGGGTCGCCGGAGGTAGGCTGGTGAAAGTGCTGATCTGGTTTGATAACGAATGGGGCTTTGCCAACCGGATGCTGGATGTCACCCGGCAGCTGTACGGCGATTAA
- the tkt gene encoding transketolase, with amino-acid sequence MSSNPSRTEKANAIRALSMDAVQKAKSGHPGAPMGMADIAEVLWNDYLKHNPANPEWADRDRFVLSNGHGSMLLYSLLHLTGYDLSIHELQNFRQLHSKTPGHPEYGYAPGVETTTGPLGQGITNAVGFALAEKVLAAQFNREGYELVDHHTYCFLGDGCLMEGISHEACSLAGTLGLGKLVAFYDDNGISIDGEVEGWFTDDTPKRFESYGWHVISNVDGHDPQAIKAAIEEARAETSRPTIICCKTVIGFGSPNKQGREECHGAPLGDDEIALVRETLGWKHEPFVIPEDLYHAWDARVKGSEQEDEWNDIFEDYKEAYPELAEEFVRRMKGELPADFLAKADEYIKQCQADGEKVASRKASQNTLNAFGPLLPEFLGGSADLAGSNLTIWSGAKGVSADDASGNYVYYGVREFGMSAIMNGIALHGGFVPYGATFLMFMEYARNAVRMASLMKQKVVFVYTHDSIGLGEDGPTHQPVEQLTALRATPNLQTWRPCDATESAVSWKMAVSRSDGPSALIFSRQGLAPQPRTDEQLANVEKGGYVLRDCDGEPEAIIIATGSEVELATTAAEQLSGRKVRVVSMPCAEAFAAQPADYRESVLPSNVRARVAVEAGHKDYWYKFVGFDGAIVGMDTFGESAPAGDLMKHFGITAEKVAEAVEGLLK; translated from the coding sequence ATGTCTTCTAATCCTTCTCGCACAGAAAAGGCCAATGCCATTCGCGCCCTGTCTATGGACGCGGTCCAGAAAGCCAAGAGCGGCCACCCCGGCGCGCCCATGGGGATGGCTGATATTGCCGAAGTGCTGTGGAACGACTACCTCAAGCACAATCCCGCCAACCCCGAGTGGGCGGATCGCGACCGTTTCGTGCTCTCCAACGGTCACGGTTCCATGCTGCTGTATTCCCTGCTGCACCTGACAGGTTATGACCTGTCCATCCACGAGCTGCAGAACTTCCGCCAACTGCACTCCAAAACCCCGGGCCATCCCGAGTACGGCTATGCCCCTGGTGTAGAGACTACCACCGGCCCATTGGGCCAGGGCATCACCAACGCCGTGGGCTTTGCGCTGGCCGAGAAAGTCCTCGCCGCTCAGTTCAACCGCGAAGGCTACGAGCTGGTGGACCACCACACTTACTGCTTCCTGGGTGACGGCTGCCTGATGGAAGGCATCTCCCACGAAGCCTGCTCCCTGGCGGGCACCCTGGGTCTGGGCAAGCTGGTCGCGTTCTACGACGACAACGGCATCTCCATCGACGGTGAAGTCGAAGGCTGGTTCACCGACGACACGCCCAAGCGCTTTGAATCCTACGGCTGGCACGTGATCTCCAATGTGGACGGCCACGATCCGCAGGCGATCAAGGCCGCGATCGAAGAAGCCCGCGCGGAAACGTCCAGGCCCACCATTATCTGCTGCAAGACCGTGATCGGCTTCGGCTCCCCCAACAAGCAGGGCCGCGAAGAGTGTCACGGTGCACCACTGGGCGACGACGAAATCGCCCTGGTACGCGAGACCCTGGGCTGGAAGCACGAACCGTTCGTCATTCCCGAAGACCTGTACCACGCCTGGGACGCGCGCGTTAAAGGTTCCGAGCAGGAAGACGAGTGGAACGACATCTTCGAAGACTATAAAGAGGCGTACCCGGAACTCGCCGAAGAGTTTGTACGCCGCATGAAGGGCGAACTGCCCGCAGACTTCCTCGCCAAGGCCGACGAGTACATCAAACAGTGCCAGGCCGACGGCGAGAAAGTGGCCTCGCGTAAGGCCAGCCAGAACACCTTGAACGCCTTCGGTCCGCTGTTGCCGGAATTCCTCGGCGGCTCCGCCGACCTGGCCGGCTCCAACCTCACCATCTGGTCCGGTGCCAAAGGCGTGAGCGCCGACGACGCCTCTGGTAACTACGTCTACTACGGCGTACGTGAATTCGGCATGAGCGCCATCATGAACGGCATCGCCCTGCACGGCGGCTTCGTACCTTACGGCGCAACCTTCCTGATGTTCATGGAATACGCCCGTAACGCCGTGCGTATGGCTTCGCTCATGAAACAGAAAGTCGTATTCGTCTACACCCACGACTCCATCGGCCTCGGCGAAGACGGTCCTACCCACCAGCCGGTAGAGCAGCTCACCGCGTTGCGCGCTACCCCGAATCTGCAGACCTGGCGCCCCTGTGACGCCACCGAATCTGCCGTGAGCTGGAAAATGGCCGTCTCCCGCAGCGACGGCCCCAGCGCGCTGATCTTCAGCCGCCAGGGTCTTGCCCCGCAGCCGCGCACCGACGAGCAACTGGCCAACGTCGAGAAGGGCGGCTACGTGCTGCGCGACTGCGACGGCGAACCGGAAGCCATCATCATCGCCACCGGCTCCGAAGTAGAGCTCGCCACTACCGCTGCCGAACAACTGTCCGGCCGCAAAGTGCGCGTGGTCTCCATGCCCTGCGCCGAAGCCTTCGCCGCCCAGCCTGCGGATTACCGTGAATCCGTACTGCCTTCCAACGTGCGCGCCCGCGTCGCGGTGGAAGCCGGTCACAAGGACTACTGGTACAAGTTCGTCGGCTTCGACGGCGCCATCGTCGGCATGGACACCTTCGGTGAATCTGCCCCGGCCGGTGACCTGATGAAGCACTTCGGCATCACTGCCGAGAAAGTTGCGGAAGCGGTTGAAGGACTGCTGAAGTAA
- a CDS encoding metalloregulator ArsR/SmtB family transcription factor — protein MLESSQSSSRSARSPEQNPESRASAQIPQLAATLKAAGDPLRLEILRLLSQDSYSVLELCRIFDLRQPALSHHLKVLSQAGLVSKRREGNNLFYRRTASSELLQQLFSGLDQLPLTQERAATVAQIAAERAEASRRFFADYGNRFREQQELIASYNVYGPQVAQLLKPGRHALEVGPGEGEFLAELASRFGTVTALDLSQTMLERAQEFADEQGLQNIEFVCDDTRAAASRPESADCIVVNMVLHHTPDPAQIFHDLQKSLKVGGQLLITELHDHKQDWARDACGDLWLGFSPQQLIAWAADAGLQRGRSEHSALRNGFQVQIQEFVKG, from the coding sequence ATGCTTGAATCCAGCCAATCCTCATCACGGTCCGCCCGCAGCCCGGAGCAGAACCCGGAATCCCGCGCCAGCGCGCAGATTCCCCAGCTGGCGGCGACCCTGAAGGCCGCCGGCGACCCGTTGCGGCTGGAGATCCTGCGCCTGTTGAGCCAGGACTCATACAGCGTGCTGGAGCTGTGCCGTATCTTCGACCTGCGCCAGCCGGCGCTGTCCCATCACCTGAAGGTGCTGTCCCAGGCGGGGCTGGTGAGCAAGCGGCGCGAGGGCAACAACCTGTTTTACCGGCGCACGGCCAGCAGCGAGCTGTTACAGCAACTGTTCTCCGGCCTGGACCAGCTGCCGCTGACGCAAGAGCGCGCCGCAACCGTGGCCCAGATCGCTGCCGAACGCGCAGAGGCTTCGCGCCGGTTCTTCGCCGATTACGGCAACCGCTTCCGCGAACAGCAGGAGTTGATCGCCAGTTATAACGTGTACGGTCCTCAGGTGGCACAGCTGTTGAAACCGGGGCGTCACGCGCTGGAGGTGGGCCCCGGTGAGGGGGAGTTTCTGGCGGAGCTGGCGAGCCGTTTTGGTACGGTGACGGCGCTGGATCTGTCGCAGACGATGCTGGAGCGGGCGCAGGAATTTGCGGACGAGCAGGGTCTGCAGAATATCGAGTTTGTGTGCGACGACACCCGCGCGGCGGCATCCCGCCCGGAGAGTGCGGACTGCATTGTGGTGAATATGGTGTTGCACCACACGCCGGATCCGGCACAGATTTTTCACGATCTGCAGAAGTCGTTGAAGGTGGGTGGTCAGTTGTTGATTACCGAGTTGCACGATCACAAGCAGGATTGGGCCCGGGATGCCTGTGGTGATCTCTGGCTGGGCTTTTCGCCTCAGCAGTTGATTGCGTGGGCGGCCGACGCCGGTTTGCAGAGAGGCCGTAGTGAGCACAGTGCTTTGCGCAATGGTTTCCAAGTGCAGATTCAGGAGTTTGTTAAGGGGTGA